Within the Malus sylvestris chromosome 4, drMalSylv7.2, whole genome shotgun sequence genome, the region ATTGCAGTTCATGTATCTTGCAATAGTAGGAGGAACCTATTACTTAGTTGCAACTTCTTCCTTCAGTTACATTCCTGGCTATTATATTAGTGAAATTCACAGGTACGCGTCAAAGATTAAGTTTACGTAAAGTCTTCTTAGTACAGGATCCTCTAAGCAAGTTTGTTTATTTCAGGTATGCAAGCTTGTGGGCTGTTGGTGTTGGTGTTCTGCTCTTTCTATTAGCTAGCTTTTCTGATCCAGGAACAATAAGGGCTGATAATGTTTCTCTGTATCTCTCTGCTTATCCCTATGATAATATTATATATTCTGAGAAAGAATGTCCAACATGCAAAATTCCGAAGTAAGTTCTCACCCTCAATGACTTATTTGATTCTTTCCAtggttttcgtttttttttatgtgatctctgtttcttccttctcttttcttaatttccttttttcttgTCCTTCTTCTTCTGTGGTTCAGACCTGCTAGGTCAAAGCATTGCAGTGTATGTGATCGATGTGTTGCCCGTTTTGATCATCATTGTGGATGGATGGTCTGGAACGCTCTTAACTATTCTTCTTTTTTCGTCCATTCCCTCCTTCATATTTGGACATTCCATTTGTTGCTTATTGTAAATTTGACACCACTGTTTGATAACAGAATAATTGTATAGGTGAGAGAAACACCCAGTACTTCGTAGCTTTTCTTTTGTGGTGAGTTCTTCTGTCTGATGCAGTAAGTGAATGTTTATTTGTGTTGTATGGCCTTTTGTTTTATCCACCGCCTATGCTTCCCAATTAATTTATTACACATGTTGATAGAGATTTTGTTGGGTAGCAATGTTTTACGGTTTGATAATGTGCTTACTGATAATCGAGGCTACCATCTAGAATCTCGTTTGAAATTTAGCAATCCTTTCTTGGTGTATCATGTTGACATgaataaagataaaaaaaaaacttttagaaCTTACGGTCTATTATGAGGTTTTAGGGCGTGCAATTTTCCGTTTCACTCTTGAAATTCACAGCAAATTACACTGGAGAAACTCCAAGCCACTGTCTTAAAGTCACTAGTCTAAATGCTCAACCAATTTTAACTTTATTATAGCTGTGAGGTTATATGTTGTTTTCGTTTATTTGTGTGTTTGTTATCATTTATCTAGTGCTTTTTCAGGCACACTTTACTTTGCATATATGGAACAGTGGCCATTGGGTTAATTCTTGCTGGACAAGTTAAAGAATACAAAGTTATTGAAATTCTAACTGGTAAGTTGATTTGGTAAATTGAGTTTCGCACCAAGCCTCCTACTTGATGATAGTGTTGCATCTGAAGTTCTGAACCTAACTGGCGTTCCTTTCCCTAATTCTTCATTGCAGTTTATTATGGTGTAGATAATTCTTTTCGCAGTTTAACACCACATGTTGTGCAGGTAagttgatttgttttgttttggcgATTGAGACGAGCAGTAGCTTCCAATGATATTGTGGTTGTTATCTATAGGACATTAAAGTAAATTTCAGTTGAGAAAATAATTCAAATGTCTAAAGTTTATTACTTTTTTGTGCATTCTTGTTCTCTGCACATTTCAAAAACGTTTCCATAAGCATACATTAGTGAAAAAACTTGTATACTCTGTTCATTGTCAAGCTGATTTACTGCACTTCTGGCGATCCCTTGCTATTATTGTGTTTCTGGACACGAAAAAGACCGTCTTTACATGGAGATGAGGCTGCTTGTGCTGGGTGTTTAACTTTTcactttgaatttgtagaaaagGCCTAGTCAGTCTTCACTGTCCATGATGTCTCCAGTTATGAACTGCAGTTTTGAGTGTTGCTCATTGCATTGACCATTGTTTCGGCTTTTCCGTGTCATTGAttgcttaattttgtttttctgatATGTGACAGTGGTTGTTGGGGGACTACAACACTCAAATACTTCTTATGGTGTTTCTTGCAATAGTTGCACTGCTATTGGCGGGTTTCTTTGGTTACCATGCAAAACTTTGTCTCACAAACACTACAACTAATGAGGTCTATTTCTCTCTCCGACTTTGtccaataatttattttgttaatatCTTGGTAAAGTTCCAAAGAAGGGAAGGACATAGAGGTAATACTCAATCAGGCGGGGATGGTTCATTAGGCTTCGCCGCTGCAACAGAAGAACTCCCCGGAAAAAGAAACTTTTAAAGAACGTGGCTTCTTTCGTTGCTGAAACAGTGGAACTTATCGTGTGTACTTCTTTTGAAACAGACGTATAAGTGGCAAGACTACGTAAGTTGGCAGAAGAAGCTAAATGAAGCAAGGGCGAGTTCTGCGGCACTCAAAGCAAGTATCAGTGGGATAAGTAGTGAAAGAAAACCTCCAGAGAGCAAATGGAGAGCCATGTTCCGAAGATCCCCACTCGAAGATGCAGAGGCTGTGGTTAAGAATAACATTTACGATAAAGGATTCTTCCAGAATATTCTCGAGGTCATTGTTCCCCTCTCGAGCAGACTGCGTGCTTCCAGAACCAAATCAAAGTCTGGCTAAGAAAGACTGCTGGCCTGTCAATGCTGCATGCTTTCTTCTCGTTTCCTCCACCAACTGAACAGCTTCATAGCCTGTTCTCGCAAAACTTGTCGTGCTTAGATGGCCAGCAACAACAAGAGACGGGGGCCTTGTGCTGTGCGGATCTAACACGATCAGATGCTTGTTCTAGCCTTCTGTAACATTATTGATTCTTGCAGATGCCTATGGGCTATGTTATCTGATATTTAGTTCTCCCGTTGGGAGAATTTTACGTGTAGCATCACGTGATGAGAGAAATACATATCTAATATCTCTTTATATAAAACTGAAAATAGTTAAGAATCTCCGTTTTCATTAAACCGAGAATAGCTAAGAATCTCTGTTTGCGCTCTCGAGTCACGCTTGCTAGATAGGAAAAGCTTGTATTTTTGTAGCTGCTGAAAGAGAATCAAGAGCccttaaacaaaattttgtaaactaaatgatatgaaagttgatgattgaattactacttaaacgttgataagcGTACTCATTTCCTATtgtaacacatcatttagtttgcaaatttcgtctccttagcattactcGTGAATTAAATAGGCAGGAATTTTAAAAACACCAAAGTAAAGGGGCCAATTgaaaacaacccaaaaaaacAGGGAGCTGAACCTAAAACAGTTAATTTTGCCCCAAAAACACACTGACTTGGTACGTCGTCATATAATCGCCATTGGAGTATCTCAGAGCTCCTTTCTTCTTCGTCTCAATGCTTCTCTTTGATTAACTTCTTGGGAACCAAAGGTTAAATCTCGTCCGTTCAATTACCAATTTGTCTCTGCAAATTCTGAAAATTTCAGTTTATTTTTTCAGATTTAAtcgaattttttaaatttaattttgtgcAGAAGCTTGTTAGGGTTTCTACGATGATATACACGGCGATAGACACCTTCTACCTGACCGACGAGCAGCTACAGAATTCGCCGTCGAGAAAGGACGGGACAGATGAAGCCACGGAGACCACGCTCAGAATCTACGGCTGTGATTTGATCCAAGAGAGCGGAATTTTGCTCAAATTGTATGGTGTttccattttttgtttgtttaaattcgTAGAATTTGTGATTCTTCTTTAATTTGAGGGGAAATTACtaaattttgttttgcttgatttGATCACTTGCAGACCTCAAGCTGTAATGGCGACTGGTCAGGTTCTGTTTCACCGCTTCTACTGCAAGAAGTCCTTTGCACGCTTCAATGTCAAGGTATTTGCTTTATCTGTGCATTCACTTAATAGATTTATCGCGATTACTCGAAGCACACGCCGCGAGTTAGAGGTTTTGCGGTGCTTATATCTTTGATTTGCTTGTATATTTGTATTGGCAGATGTTCTTTCAAAAACCCGTGTTCCAAACTTGAGAGCATTGAATTGTTCCTTGTAACTTTTTTCCTTGTAGTGTTTGTGCTGTGTTGTGGTGATGAAAATGTACCTTATATGATGGCGTACAGTGttcttctttttggtttttcgcCAGGTAGTAGACATAGTTATTAGGAAAAAAGACGTCCCTGTGGCCGGAGTAGGTTAAATGGTCCAATCTCTTATTTCATAAGCGAAATATCAGCGCTCTTGCACTAATGGTTTTGTTTTCATGTGGCATGGTGTTTTGTTGTAGAAAGTTGCCGCTAGTTGTGTGTGGCTTGCATCGAAACTGGAGGAGTGCCCGAAGAAAGCCAGACAGGTGATCATTGTTTTCCACAGGATGGAATCTAGGAGGGAGAACTTACCCATTGAGCATTTGGACCCATTTTCAAAGGTTAGAGCTAATATGTGCTATATTTGTATAGAATTATAGATATCGTATTACAATCATTGTTTTTCATTATCATCCCTTAGAACCTAACGGATCAAATCTACTGTCTCCCTCTTTGGTGTGAGTAAGCGAATGgtttcatttcttttattatcATCGCACTGATGGAGTTCGTAGTAAAGCGTATCAAAGTTTCcatgtttttgtctttttgatTTTTCAGAAATATTCGGACTTGAAGATGGAGTTGAGTAGAACAGAAAGGCATATTTTGAAAGAGATGGGTTTCATCTGTCATGTTGAACATCCTCATAAGTTCATATCAAATTACCTTGCCACTTTGGAAACACCTCCGGAATTAACACAAGAAGCCTGGAATCTAGCAAATGACAGGTACTTATTTCAACATACGCCAATTACTTATTTACTTTCCTTGTACTTGGCTTTCCATTTGACTTCGAGACCTTCGAACTTTATATTggtttttatgtatttaaaatTCTCTGTTTACCTGGTATATGTGTG harbors:
- the LOC126618425 gene encoding probable protein S-acyltransferase 17 is translated as MEVQWILVCHGLVTLLVLVSFLCGQWPIFDGTPIQRINHFLTFGAYDYFQRFVGFVFGARGTNAIASVEYFCCDRPNPILQFMYLAIVGGTYYLVATSSFSYIPGYYISEIHRYASLWAVGVGVLLFLLASFSDPGTIRADNVSLYLSAYPYDNIIYSEKECPTCKIPKPARSKHCSVCDRCVARFDHHCGWMNNCIGERNTQYFVAFLLWHTLLCIYGTVAIGLILAGQVKEYKVIEILTVYYGVDNSFRSLTPHVVQWLLGDYNTQILLMVFLAIVALLLAGFFGYHAKLCLTNTTTNETYKWQDYVSWQKKLNEARASSAALKASISGISSERKPPESKWRAMFRRSPLEDAEAVVKNNIYDKGFFQNILEVIVPLSSRLRASRTKSKSG